The Candidatus Brocadiaceae bacterium genome contains a region encoding:
- the thrS gene encoding threonine--tRNA ligase, translating into MNVRIQLPDGTRVRRPAGATAAEVAASIGRRLAEDAVAASVDGVLMDLNVPLEQDCELRIITINTPEGLEIMRHSAGHVLACAVGRLFAGVRFGIGPSIQDGFYYDFDIPEAALSADDFERIEQEMALIVSKELPFVRREVPREEARRLMDESGQVYKVELLDEIEEGIVSLYQAAEFVDLCRGPHVPHTGKLGAFKLLSVAGAYWRGDSDRPQLQRVYATAWPTEKDLEDYVHRLEEAEKRDHRRLGRELDLFSFDEEIGQGLPLWHPRGYALRAAVEHYWRQVHDERGYEYVSTPHIASERIFRRSGHIPKYEDTMYAPLDIDGELYRVKPMNCPGHIKILQTRMRSYRDLPIRYAELGTVYRYELSGALHGMIRVRGFTIDDAHIFCTPEQLRGEIIDVLDLVEEMLGTFGYTYKMYLATRPEVYLEAASDEEWERATESLRSALEAKHLPYDIDEGGGAFYAPKIDVKLFDALGREWQGPTIQVDLNLPKRFDVTYVGEDGKDHECIIVHRAVLGSMERFVGGLIEHFAGWFPVWLAPEQARLLPITDAHAEYARGVQARLRAAGVRAGCDERNETMGYKVRAGIVDKVPYLLVVGDREAAEGTVSVRSHDGGNEGAVAVEDVAARIAEEIRSRRLPAGY; encoded by the coding sequence ATGAACGTGAGAATTCAACTCCCTGACGGCACCCGTGTGCGCCGACCGGCCGGCGCCACCGCGGCCGAGGTGGCCGCGTCCATCGGCCGCCGGCTCGCCGAGGACGCCGTCGCGGCGTCCGTGGACGGCGTGCTGATGGACCTGAACGTCCCCCTGGAGCAGGACTGCGAGCTGCGGATCATCACGATCAACACGCCCGAAGGGCTGGAGATCATGCGCCACAGCGCGGGGCACGTGCTGGCCTGCGCGGTGGGGCGGCTCTTCGCAGGCGTCCGGTTCGGCATCGGGCCGTCCATCCAGGACGGCTTCTACTACGACTTCGACATCCCGGAGGCGGCGCTCTCGGCGGACGACTTCGAGCGCATCGAGCAGGAGATGGCGCTGATCGTCTCCAAGGAACTGCCGTTCGTGCGCCGCGAAGTGCCGAGGGAGGAAGCGCGCCGCCTGATGGACGAGAGCGGCCAGGTCTACAAGGTCGAGCTGCTGGACGAGATCGAGGAGGGCATCGTCAGCCTCTACCAGGCGGCGGAGTTCGTGGACCTCTGCCGCGGGCCGCACGTGCCGCACACGGGCAAGCTGGGCGCGTTCAAGCTGCTCAGCGTGGCGGGGGCCTACTGGCGCGGCGACTCCGACCGCCCGCAGCTCCAGCGCGTCTACGCCACCGCCTGGCCGACCGAGAAGGATCTGGAGGACTACGTCCATCGCCTCGAGGAGGCCGAGAAGCGGGACCACCGGCGCCTGGGCAGGGAACTGGACCTGTTCAGCTTCGACGAGGAGATCGGCCAGGGGCTGCCCCTGTGGCATCCGCGCGGCTACGCGCTGCGGGCGGCCGTCGAACACTACTGGCGCCAGGTGCACGACGAACGCGGCTACGAGTACGTGTCCACCCCCCACATCGCCAGCGAACGCATCTTCCGTCGCAGCGGCCACATCCCGAAGTATGAAGACACCATGTATGCCCCGCTGGACATCGACGGGGAACTCTACCGCGTCAAGCCCATGAACTGCCCGGGGCACATCAAGATCCTCCAGACCCGCATGCGCTCCTATCGCGACCTGCCGATCCGGTACGCCGAACTGGGCACCGTCTACCGCTACGAACTGAGCGGCGCCCTGCACGGCATGATCCGCGTGCGCGGGTTCACCATCGACGACGCCCACATCTTCTGCACCCCGGAGCAGTTGCGGGGCGAGATCATCGACGTGCTGGACCTCGTGGAGGAGATGCTCGGAACCTTCGGCTACACCTACAAGATGTACCTGGCGACCCGGCCGGAGGTCTACCTGGAGGCGGCGAGCGACGAGGAATGGGAACGCGCCACCGAATCGCTGCGGAGCGCGCTCGAAGCGAAGCACCTGCCCTACGACATCGACGAGGGCGGCGGGGCCTTCTACGCGCCGAAGATCGACGTGAAGCTGTTCGACGCGCTCGGGCGCGAGTGGCAGGGGCCGACGATCCAGGTGGACCTGAACCTGCCGAAGCGCTTCGACGTCACCTACGTCGGCGAGGACGGCAAGGACCACGAGTGCATCATCGTCCATCGCGCCGTCCTCGGATCGATGGAACGGTTCGTCGGCGGGCTCATCGAACACTTTGCCGGGTGGTTCCCCGTATGGCTGGCGCCCGAGCAGGCGCGCCTGCTGCCGATCACGGACGCGCATGCGGAGTACGCCCGCGGCGTCCAGGCGCGGCTGCGCGCCGCCGGCGTGCGTGCCGGCTGCGACGAGCGCAACGAGACGATGGGCTACAAGGTGCGCGCGGGGATTGTGGACAAGGTGCCCTACCTGCTCGTGGTCGGCGACCGCGAGGCGGCCGAGGGCACGGTGAGCGTGCGCAGCCACGACGGGGGCAACGAGGGGGCGGTAGCCGTCGAGGACGTCGCGGCCCGCATCGCCGAGGAGATCCGATCGAGGCGGCTCCCGGCGGGGTACTGA
- a CDS encoding MFS transporter, protein MNDHNLEMTAVERCNAYKCTAGEGLFGVGMGFFSSVSVLPLLLLSLGASEVQIGLLGSLFWAGWLLLQPLGLFLFGRRVRTKRLLVPWSLGFAGPTYLSIGLIVCLLAPSHRELCVVGVLGVLAVRVIGGGMTIPFWWDWQAMVFRREIRGRAIGMLAAASPLGTALAALAAGKVVESFRFPGNYVLLSVVSFVFIVVALGVYWLVREPESMSAPHPPTPASHLLTRFRESLRERNFRSYLVGRLLMTLGSGATAFYALFFVSGDGGGLTAGAVIMLSALLPIAQCLVSYPLGLLGDRAGHKIGVVLGAVCQVAAILTAWLWSGPLACATTFALVGAASGASWVSHVNMLFETCPHGSRTAHITLSNIVLAPALWTVPVLTGWLISHIGLRSGIGLTLLPTVLGIAWLALVVQEPREVELTRQRRAAIDGQARGETAS, encoded by the coding sequence GTGAACGACCACAACCTCGAGATGACCGCCGTCGAGCGGTGCAATGCGTACAAGTGCACCGCCGGGGAAGGGTTGTTCGGCGTCGGCATGGGGTTCTTCTCGTCGGTGTCGGTCCTGCCGCTGCTCCTGCTTTCGCTGGGGGCGAGCGAAGTCCAGATCGGGCTGCTGGGAAGCCTGTTCTGGGCGGGCTGGCTGCTGCTGCAGCCGCTGGGCCTGTTCCTGTTCGGGCGACGGGTGCGGACCAAACGCCTGCTGGTGCCCTGGAGCCTGGGGTTTGCCGGCCCCACGTATCTGAGCATCGGGCTGATCGTCTGCCTTCTGGCCCCCTCGCACAGGGAACTCTGCGTGGTGGGTGTGCTGGGGGTCCTGGCCGTTCGCGTGATCGGCGGCGGCATGACCATTCCCTTCTGGTGGGACTGGCAGGCGATGGTGTTCCGGCGCGAGATCCGGGGGCGCGCCATCGGCATGCTGGCCGCCGCCTCGCCGCTGGGCACGGCCCTGGCCGCTCTGGCCGCGGGCAAGGTGGTCGAGTCATTCCGGTTCCCGGGCAACTACGTCCTGCTCTCGGTCGTCTCGTTCGTGTTCATCGTCGTGGCGCTCGGCGTCTACTGGCTGGTGCGCGAGCCGGAGTCCATGTCCGCCCCCCACCCGCCCACACCGGCCAGCCACCTGCTGACGCGCTTCCGGGAGTCGTTGCGTGAGCGCAACTTCCGCAGCTACCTCGTGGGCCGGCTGCTGATGACGCTCGGGTCGGGCGCGACGGCGTTCTACGCGCTGTTCTTCGTAAGCGGCGACGGCGGCGGGCTGACGGCCGGGGCAGTCATCATGCTCAGCGCCCTGCTGCCGATAGCGCAGTGCCTGGTCAGCTACCCCCTGGGCCTTCTGGGGGACCGCGCCGGGCACAAGATCGGCGTCGTGCTGGGAGCCGTCTGCCAGGTGGCGGCGATCCTGACGGCCTGGCTGTGGTCGGGGCCGCTCGCCTGCGCGACGACCTTCGCCCTGGTCGGCGCCGCCAGCGGGGCCTCGTGGGTCTCGCACGTGAACATGCTGTTCGAGACCTGCCCGCACGGCAGCCGCACGGCGCACATCACCCTCAGCAACATCGTGCTGGCGCCCGCCCTGTGGACCGTCCCGGTGCTGACGGGCTGGCTGATCAGCCATATCGGCCTGAGAAGCGGGATCGGCCTCACCCTTCTGCCCACGGTTCTGGGCATCGCCTGGCTGGCGCTGGTGGTGCAGGAACCCCGCGAGGTGGAACTGACGCGGCAACGGCGGGCCGCCATCGACGGTCAGGCCCGGGGCGAGACGGCCTCGTAG
- a CDS encoding radical SAM protein — MTHRYTYGPVPSRRLGRSLGVDLVPHKTCNFDCVYCQLGPTPRTTMERAEYVPVDDVVEDVRARLAEGVDMDYATLGGSGEPTLHRRFGEIATGIKAAGPVPIALLTNGGLFHLPDVRAACADIDLVLPSLDAGDEETFQRVNRPHDGLTLEGLVDGLARLRREHPGRMWVEVFLIDGVNTSDGQVEALGRCIDRIDPHRVQLNTAVRPPAEEGVRPPACDRMEAICELLGPRAEIIAPVRDFTPLPGAAAQQAEVLAMLRRRPCTVKDIADGLGMHPNEAVKCVRVLLDEGSVARRQRLYETYYEAVSPRA; from the coding sequence ATGACACACAGATACACATACGGCCCGGTCCCGTCGCGGCGATTGGGGCGCTCCCTGGGCGTGGACCTGGTGCCGCACAAGACCTGCAACTTCGACTGCGTGTACTGCCAGCTCGGTCCCACCCCCCGGACGACCATGGAACGGGCCGAGTACGTGCCCGTCGACGACGTCGTCGAAGACGTGCGGGCGCGTCTGGCCGAGGGCGTCGACATGGACTACGCGACGCTGGGCGGCTCGGGCGAGCCGACGCTGCACAGACGCTTCGGCGAGATCGCCACGGGCATCAAGGCGGCCGGCCCGGTGCCGATCGCGCTGCTGACGAACGGCGGGCTGTTCCATCTGCCGGACGTGCGGGCGGCCTGCGCGGACATCGACCTGGTGCTGCCGTCCCTGGACGCCGGCGACGAGGAGACCTTCCAGCGGGTCAACCGGCCCCACGATGGACTGACGCTGGAGGGCCTGGTGGACGGCCTGGCGCGCCTGCGACGCGAGCACCCGGGGCGGATGTGGGTGGAGGTGTTCCTCATCGACGGCGTCAACACGTCCGACGGGCAGGTGGAGGCGCTCGGCCGCTGCATCGACCGGATCGACCCGCACCGCGTGCAACTGAACACGGCGGTGCGCCCGCCGGCGGAGGAGGGCGTGCGGCCGCCCGCCTGCGACCGCATGGAGGCGATCTGCGAGCTGCTGGGGCCGCGTGCGGAGATCATTGCGCCCGTGCGCGACTTCACGCCACTGCCCGGGGCCGCCGCTCAGCAGGCCGAGGTCCTCGCCATGCTGCGGCGGCGCCCCTGCACGGTGAAGGACATCGCCGACGGGCTGGGCATGCACCCGAACGAGGCGGTCAAGTGCGTGCGCGTCCTGCTCGACGAGGGGAGTGTGGCGCGCCGCCAGAGGCTGTACGAGACCTACTACGAGGCCGTCTCGCCCCGGGCCTGA
- the tsaA gene encoding tRNA (N6-threonylcarbamoyladenosine(37)-N6)-methyltransferase TrmO, protein MAEAYEVRPVGTVRREGDESPCRIEIRPEFEPALLGLEAGDRVQVIFWMHRLDAARRHVLQGHPRGDRSRAVRGVFALRSPMRPNPMGSTEVTIRRIEGLELEVEGLDAFDGSPVIDIKMVART, encoded by the coding sequence ATGGCTGAGGCTTACGAAGTGCGGCCGGTCGGCACGGTGCGGCGCGAGGGCGATGAGAGCCCCTGCAGGATCGAGATCCGCCCGGAGTTCGAGCCGGCGCTGCTCGGGCTGGAGGCCGGCGACCGCGTCCAGGTGATCTTCTGGATGCACAGGCTCGACGCGGCCCGGCGGCACGTGCTGCAGGGACATCCGCGCGGCGACCGTTCGCGCGCCGTGCGCGGCGTGTTTGCGTTGCGCAGCCCCATGCGGCCCAACCCGATGGGATCCACGGAAGTCACGATTCGGCGGATCGAGGGCCTGGAGCTTGAGGTGGAAGGGCTGGACGCGTTCGACGGATCTCCCGTAATCGACATCAAGATGGTGGCCCGCACATGA
- a CDS encoding DUF3604 domain-containing protein, which produces MADDTIFWGEVHTHTALSDGNGSAEDNFAVARSHLDFWAMADHAYDPVVFSADYRKMRAGGQLLNDHWADVQELCRQNEQPGSFVPLLAYEWTNYQYGHHNVYYRDYDQPIRMPATLPELYDALRGVEAFVIPHHTGYAVGSCGKNWDYHDDALSPFVELYSLHGSSEEPDGIRPLLTRGSWMGPGAAGGSVQEGLARGYRLGIMASSDSHGDHPGAYDNGLIAVHAPELTRTALWEAMANRHIYGITGDRIALDFRLNGRPMGAIVRAEGARSLQVSAVAWDEIERLDVLKNNRIWRSSSEPCPATPWTAGRVRFLLEWGWDQKGPHDWTGRMELQGGRLRQAIPCYRGSMASRLGTGVDHLEGGLCTWTSRTEKPEAWGFSRRSADVLAVEADCRPDARFDLTMATGRYRRRLSLSARDVLARSHLAYMEDVPPTNDGSHWRSMETYLKLKVHRGHPIERLSVDLSLEDPADDSPAGGTDFYYVRLIQRNGQRAWSSPIWVKG; this is translated from the coding sequence ATGGCGGATGATACCATCTTCTGGGGCGAGGTCCACACGCACACCGCCCTGAGCGACGGCAACGGCAGCGCGGAGGACAACTTCGCCGTCGCGCGCTCGCACCTGGACTTCTGGGCGATGGCCGATCACGCCTACGACCCCGTCGTGTTCAGTGCCGACTACCGGAAGATGCGCGCCGGCGGCCAACTGTTGAACGATCACTGGGCCGACGTGCAGGAACTCTGCCGCCAGAACGAGCAGCCCGGAAGCTTCGTGCCCCTCCTGGCCTACGAGTGGACCAACTACCAGTACGGCCATCACAACGTCTACTACCGCGACTACGACCAGCCGATCCGCATGCCGGCCACGCTGCCGGAACTCTACGATGCCCTTCGCGGGGTGGAAGCCTTCGTCATTCCGCATCACACCGGCTACGCGGTCGGAAGCTGCGGAAAGAACTGGGACTACCATGACGATGCCCTCTCGCCGTTCGTGGAACTCTACTCGCTCCACGGCTCGTCCGAGGAGCCCGACGGCATTCGGCCACTGCTCACGCGGGGAAGCTGGATGGGACCCGGCGCGGCGGGCGGAAGCGTGCAGGAGGGACTCGCGCGCGGCTACCGGCTCGGCATCATGGCCTCCAGCGATTCCCACGGCGACCATCCCGGCGCCTACGACAACGGCCTGATCGCCGTCCATGCCCCTGAACTCACCCGGACCGCCCTGTGGGAGGCCATGGCCAACCGGCACATCTACGGCATCACCGGCGACCGGATCGCCCTGGACTTTCGGCTGAACGGCCGGCCCATGGGCGCGATCGTGCGGGCAGAGGGCGCGCGCAGCCTGCAGGTCTCGGCCGTCGCCTGGGACGAGATCGAGCGGCTGGACGTCCTCAAGAACAACCGCATCTGGCGCAGTTCCTCCGAGCCGTGCCCCGCGACGCCATGGACGGCGGGACGGGTCCGCTTCCTGCTGGAATGGGGCTGGGACCAGAAAGGCCCGCACGACTGGACCGGTCGGATGGAGTTGCAGGGCGGCCGGCTGCGGCAGGCCATCCCCTGCTATCGCGGCAGCATGGCCTCGCGCCTGGGCACCGGTGTGGATCATCTGGAAGGCGGCCTCTGCACGTGGACGTCGCGGACGGAGAAGCCGGAGGCGTGGGGATTCTCGCGCCGGTCGGCCGACGTGCTGGCCGTCGAGGCCGACTGCCGGCCCGACGCCCGATTCGACCTGACCATGGCCACCGGCCGCTACCGCCGCCGGCTGAGCCTGTCGGCACGCGACGTCCTGGCGCGGTCACACCTCGCTTACATGGAGGACGTGCCGCCCACGAACGACGGCTCCCACTGGCGCAGCATGGAGACGTATCTCAAGCTGAAGGTGCATCGCGGCCACCCGATCGAGAGGTTAAGCGTCGACCTGTCGCTGGAAGACCCTGCGGACGACTCGCCCGCTGGGGGAACGGACTTCTACTACGTGCGCCTGATCCAGAGGAACGGCCAGCGGGCCTGGTCCTCGCCCATCTGGGTGAAAGGCTGA
- a CDS encoding MFS transporter: MTGDRRAPSVRWLTLTAWTSLIVYAATSTIVSTSLTRIGSDLGLSLARRGALAPARSIMLALAAFTVGYIADRVGKRRLLGGAVFFASFVLLCLGTVQTYAGMLAATLALGVGLGGLEALVSPLVAELHPDDVELHMPLLHAFYPFGIVVSSLAVGLALDRGVPWRSLFGFTSIPMAMVAAMFLFGRYGKREDAGPRPAPLHVSTVLHNPTFWLLAVSMMLTAGVEGTLVLWTPSFVQHEYGGSAFMAASGLTGFSAAMAVGRLATGLAAHRVRLHRLMAGLALAGALVTGSLVAVHHLGANFAAFALSGLLVACFWPGILSMATRRIAAGSATLLAMLSVGGIAGYGSIPWLVGFLADRVGLRLALAVLPTALTAAALALLMAARLHDRPTLADG, from the coding sequence ATGACCGGAGACCGACGCGCACCGAGTGTGCGGTGGCTCACCCTGACGGCATGGACGTCGCTGATCGTGTACGCCGCCACGTCCACGATCGTGTCCACGTCGCTCACGCGGATCGGCTCGGATCTGGGCCTGAGCCTGGCACGCCGGGGCGCGCTGGCACCGGCACGGTCGATCATGCTCGCCCTGGCGGCCTTCACGGTCGGCTACATCGCCGACCGCGTCGGCAAGCGCCGGCTTCTGGGTGGCGCCGTCTTCTTCGCCTCCTTCGTCCTTCTGTGCCTGGGCACCGTCCAGACCTACGCCGGCATGCTGGCCGCGACGCTGGCGCTCGGGGTCGGGCTGGGTGGCCTGGAGGCGCTTGTCAGCCCGCTCGTGGCGGAGCTGCACCCGGACGACGTCGAACTGCACATGCCGCTGCTGCACGCCTTCTACCCGTTCGGCATCGTCGTATCGTCGCTGGCGGTGGGCCTCGCGCTCGACCGGGGTGTGCCGTGGCGCTCGCTGTTCGGGTTCACGAGCATCCCGATGGCCATGGTGGCGGCCATGTTCCTGTTCGGCCGATACGGCAAGCGGGAAGATGCGGGCCCCCGCCCGGCGCCCCTGCACGTCTCCACCGTGCTGCACAACCCCACGTTCTGGCTGCTGGCCGTCTCGATGATGCTGACCGCCGGCGTCGAGGGCACCCTGGTGCTCTGGACGCCGAGCTTCGTCCAGCACGAGTACGGCGGGTCGGCGTTCATGGCCGCCTCGGGCCTGACGGGCTTCAGCGCCGCGATGGCGGTCGGCCGGCTGGCCACCGGCCTGGCGGCCCATCGTGTGCGGCTCCACAGGCTGATGGCCGGGCTCGCGCTGGCCGGCGCCCTGGTGACGGGCAGCCTGGTGGCCGTCCACCACCTGGGAGCCAACTTCGCCGCGTTCGCACTCAGCGGACTGCTCGTCGCCTGCTTCTGGCCCGGCATCCTGTCGATGGCCACGCGGCGGATCGCCGCCGGATCGGCCACGCTGCTGGCCATGCTCTCGGTGGGCGGCATCGCCGGCTACGGGAGCATACCGTGGCTGGTGGGGTTCCTGGCCGACCGGGTCGGGCTGCGCCTGGCCCTGGCCGTCCTGCCGACTGCCCTGACGGCGGCCGCGCTGGCCCTGCTGATGGCGGCCCGCCTGCACGACCGCCCCACGCTGGCGGACGGCTGA
- a CDS encoding pyridoxamine 5'-phosphate oxidase family protein yields the protein MTALPDVVIEAWENREGPAIFATVDEDGTPNVIYVGSLGRHGEDTLVVADNYFDKTRRNLKAGSRGAFLFMGADGKAYQVKGRVEYHTEGEVFDGMKRWNPEKHPGHAAAALKVEAVYSGATKLA from the coding sequence ATGACCGCTCTGCCGGATGTCGTGATCGAAGCCTGGGAGAATCGCGAGGGTCCGGCCATCTTCGCCACGGTGGACGAAGACGGCACACCGAACGTGATCTACGTCGGCAGCCTGGGGCGGCACGGCGAGGACACGCTGGTCGTGGCCGACAACTACTTCGACAAGACCCGCAGGAACCTGAAGGCCGGCAGCCGCGGAGCGTTCCTCTTCATGGGCGCCGACGGCAAGGCGTATCAGGTCAAGGGCCGGGTCGAATACCATACCGAGGGCGAGGTGTTCGACGGGATGAAGCGGTGGAACCCCGAAAAGCACCCCGGCCACGCCGCCGCCGCGCTCAAGGTGGAGGCCGTCTACTCGGGCGCCACGAAGCTCGCCTGA